aacggagagTACGCGGAGATTTTTTTATAGGGCTTTATCGCGTGTATTGGTATATATATTACGTTTCGCAGACAAAAACAAAGTGTCATGATAGTGTAGCGGTTTGTTTAGTAGGGCATATGGCTAGCAAACATGCATTTGTATGCatttttgtgtttatttaaTGAGGGGTAAAAGAGTAATTagctcttcatcttcttccttcaaCTCATTTCGCCTGCAACCCTAGCTGCCATAATTTTTTTCAACCTAATTCTTTGTTTATTTGGGTGATTTGTCTCGTTTTCACTTAGTTTTCGTGATTTTAGCAACAAAACGTAAAAAATTTAAGATTCAAGTGTCGATTTTGAAGTaaatttcaccaaaaaaaaattttcccCGATTTTATGGCCGAATAAGGTCAAAACGCCACGGTGCATCATCGTTGAGCGTTTATACGCCGCGTAATCGGTCACTCCAAGCGAGTTTTTGAACATGGGTTAATAGTTGTTTATTAACAATGAACAAGACTtatgaacctttaaattcacatATCCTCTTATTACCAATCAAAATGTCACCTagattaataataaagtaaattaattttatttaaaaaaatttgaaataattgaaaaaaaaatataacgtcAATTTTGATGATGCTAACGCcactaactaaaccctaaactttaaatctatatcctaaaccctaaactttaaatttatatcctaaaccctaaactctaaactcaaatcctgaaccctaaacccaaactgtaaaccctaaacacaaatcctatatcctaaacccaaatcctaaaccctaaacccaaaccgtaaatcctaaacctaaatcctgaaccctaaacccaaactgtaaaccctaaacccaaaccctatatcctaaacccaaatcataGACTATAAACTAAAACCATATAACCAAACCTAATCCAtacaccctaaactcaaatcgtaAACCCTGAACCCAAATCCTATATCCTAAAGGTTTGGGTTaatgttgatgttttttttttagggtttaagatttgggtttagagtctaggtttgggtttaggatctagagttagagtttgagtttaagatctaggatttgagtttaaagtttacagtttgggtttaggattagggtttagagtttgggtttagaatttagggtttagattttagatttaaagtttagggtttagttagtgGTGTTAACGTCATTAAAATGAAcgtcattatttttttcaattattttagaattcttttaaaaaaataatgtattttattattaatctatGTGGCATTTTGATTGGTAATAAGAGAGGAGGTGAATTTAAATGTTCAAAACCTTAGAGTGAACAGTTTTGTTCATTAACAATGCCCACgtaacttattattattttcttctcttGAGAACACAACTTATTATTGTTGATAAGTATCTATATGATGGAAGAGTAATCAACATTATACTACATGAACCGAACAGGAGGAATACTCTGCTCGTTCTTAAAGAAATTCTCAGGATCATACTTTGCTTTTACTTGCATCAATCTCTTCAAattccccaagaaatacttggtACCATAGATCTTAGCTTCATCCACGTCTGTCTCACCACTAGGATTGCTTCCAATATCAATATCTCTGTAATTAAAAAACGCCTCTCTCGGGTTACTTGAGACATACGGTTCCGCAACCTCATATAGCTCCCTCATCAGTCTAAGGGTAGTCTCTGTTTCGCTTGCGTCCAACCATGTCGCAGAGTATTGAACCTTGAACATGTTTCCTTTCCGATGAGGATACGCCGTGGCGTTGGCCGGAATCCTGTCCATCACTCCACCGTAAGTGTTCATTTGCATCCACACAGTGTGTTTGAATTCAAACATTTTTTTCCAGAGCTTCTCGAACCCTTCTTTAGGGATAGGTTTCTTGACGTAATCAGATTTGCTTTTGAAGAATCCTGGATTCGTAGGTCTTTCTAGAAGAACGCTCGGTGGTGTTCCTTCAGGGTAATCAGCCCAAAACAGCGTCGTTTCGAACCAGCTCATTTCGTGACAATCTTCACGTTTTAGCCCTAACCCAGGCAAGTTCTTGTTTAGTAACGCCATCAGCTTGTCGGCTCGACCCAAGAACTGAGCGTAGAACACAACCGCGATGGTTCTCTCGCCATGTTTTGTTCCGTTTACGACCTGAGGCCATGCTCTAATGAAAAGATCTTCAGGGAACTTGGTGGAGACAAGCTGCCACTTGTAGAGAACATCAGTGCCTCCTTGTTCCAATGTTTTGTTAACCCTAAACACTGTCATGATCTTTGGAACTTCCACGAGGTTAATTTTCCAAGAGAGGATAACTCCGAAGCTTGCACCCCCACCTCCACGGATAGCCCAAAAGAGATCTTCTCCCATGGTAGCTCGGTTCAAGAGCTtgccgttgacatcaactaatAGAGCATCAACGACATGATCCACAGTGATTCCATATTTTCTTATGAGATTACCGTACCCTCCACCGCTTATGTGCCCTCCTGCTCCTACCGTAGGGCACACGCCAGCTGGGAACGCTAGCGTTTTGCTTGCGTCTTTGATCTTTACGTAGAGCTCTCCCAAGGTGGCACCAGCTTGAACCCAAGCTTTCTTGCGTGGCACGTCAATGGTAATTGACCTAAGATTGTGCATATCAAGAATGACAAATGGAACAGAGGATATGTAAGAAAGGGCTTCGAGGTCATGACCGCCACTTCGGGTACGGAGTTGTATACCGTTGGTCTTTGCGCAGACCACGGTGGCTTGAACATGAGATACATGTTCTGCCACCACGATGGCTAGTAGGTTTTGGTTAGGGCTCGAGTACCTCTTGTTTTTCGTGTAGGACAAGTAAGAAGACAAGAAGGTGGTGGTGTTATCGGGGGTGAAGATGGCATCGGTGACTGGATTCTTCGGACTAGTCCGATAGTGAAGGCATTCGATAAAGTTTGCAGAGTTCGGTTTTGCTATTGCTACTTCTAAAACCGAAACCAAAAGAACAAGACACAAAACAGAGATTGTATCCTTCATTTTTCTCTCTCGATAGATATGtcatatgtctctattaggaTTTTAgcttataaaacaaaaaaaatctagtgagaaaaataaatttaaaattgactCTTGTGTCGTCATATCGGTTGACTTTGAATTTTCTTATTCTTTTGGTTAAAGACTTTGaaatttcttttctaaaatttctTTTCTAAACATTTATTACAGAGGAATCGTTCTCATGAAAGGGATAGCAGGGATTGAGTCGCATCTGTCCAGCTTTATGTTACATTTTATATACATCTAAACATGTATTGCAAATGTTAACAAGTGGAAGAAAGTTGAATACAGAGTCACTAATGGAAACGTAAACGTAAGATCTTCATCACTTGTATTATCTTATTGAAGAAAAATGATTATATATGGTtgatttttatgtaaaatatgtttCTTGAATGCATTGTATTTGCTCTTCTTATCCAATACCTGTTTTTTTTCTCCCTTTTTGAATTCAAGTTATAATACGTTACGTTTCTGTTGTTGTAAATTATAAAACGGTTTCAAGTCACTTGAAAAAGGCAGACTTTTCTAAATATAGCGGAAAAGTTGACTTTCTTTCCGCATTCATACGTAAAATTAACCAATGTTTTATGTCAAGTACAACTGTACAAGTAGAGCTTAGTAGGTATTACATTATGATTTATGTACATGTTAGTATGTTATAGATCTGTTTATACCTAATAAGACACTGTAAGCTACTAAAGGTCTGTGTTTCAAAAAAGCTACTAAAGGTCTGTAATAAGTTACAAGAAATAGAGACATGGGAATATGGGATGCATACAAAGATAATCGGCCGTGTCTACGGATACGGTTGTTGATGAATCATAAAACTCACTCAGAAATACGGCCGTGTCTATGCCTGGGTACGGTTGTTGATGAATCATAAAACTCACTCAGAAATGCGGTAAGCTATAAAAAGAAAGACTATATTATGATCAATTAtggaaaatatttgttttattgatGATTTGATAGCGAGTACATGGAGTGCTTGACAACAATAGAGTATGAATATCAAACAAGCATAATTTAGTTATGGAAGAATTCGGATCTCCTTTTCTTTGACTCCCTCTTATTTTATAGGTCCTTCGGATGGATTGTAATGTAACGATGGTGTGATCTTCGGCGTGGAACttgtgtttttaactttttataataGCGTTATTGATAGACTCTTCAAACCCAGGGTGGGCCATAACTCTCATGGGCCCATGGTTTTTCTTTGAGCCTTATTGATGCAGGCTTTATTGCATTTGGGTTGAGATCTCGGACCGGGTTAGCAGGGTGAAAACCGGTTCCAACAGTTGTAATTATTTTACGAAACTAGCTAATGCTCTAACCCTACTACACACACTCAGATCCGAAGGAGATGGGCATTGTTTTCGGACCGGTGGTTTGAGTTTGGGTAAATGATGAATCATGATCGCTGGTTTATTTATAGTGGTAACATTTGttgcttttgtatatataagtttAAATCGAACTGTAAAACAAAAGCTGGAatagctcagttggttagagcgtGTGGCTGTTAACCACAAGGTCGGAGGTTCGACCCCTCCTTCTAGCGGTTCACTTTTAGTGATAATAATTTCCCAAGTTTTCATTCTGCCTAGACACACAACTCTAGTTTTCTACAATCTTTTTGGACTTACTTAAAATCTTATACGAACAAAGAAGTTAAcgaataatatatacaaaacaatcacatatatatattgttttccaCACTATCTTCTTTGGTCAAACCGATGAAACTCTTTAAAGTCACCGCCTCTCTCTTTTCCCAGCTGAGGCCATGAGAAGCGCTACAGCTACAGCGAACATGACCAGCATTCCAACAAGCAAAGCGTATGTTCTCGGAGAAGATCTCCTATACTCTCCAAACAGATATATCCCCCAAAATGTCGACACCAAAGGAAGTGCctactcatcatcatcatcattcaatAAATCAAGCCAATGATACCAACTTCCTAGTTACAAGAGTTCTGAGTGTGTTACCTGAACAGCATCTGCAGCTGCATATCCAGCAGCTTGACCACCCATGAACTGAAGTCCATTACCAAACCCACAAACCAATCCAGCCAAAAGAGCCCAACCTCTTCCGTTCCAGTCATTTAGGTAACCCTTAAAGGAAGATCTTGGTGAATCTAGTACAGGTTTGTACAAGAAAGTCACGTTGAGAGCGACGGCGACTACAAAGCAGGAGAGTGAGAAGTAGAAGAAAGCAGTGTATACAATCAACTTGGGAACGCCTGGTTCTAGAGTGCGCCATTGATCGTTTGTTGCAAGGTTGAATAATGGTGAGAAGAGTGAGAAACAAAGGCCAGCAAAGAAGGTTATTGATAGACCAACAATCATGCTCTTTCCAAGCACCTGAATCCAATAGAGAAATTGCATTTGCTGTTGTTCCCCTCCAAAACTAACgagaaaacacacataaaactCAATGGAAAGAGAGGCTAACTAACTTTGATTGCTCTTTTGTTCTCAAGCGCAATAAGAAACGCCGCGGTTCCTTCTTTTACATTCTCCATCTCCTCCTCTTCGCCTCCAAATAGTCTCTGACACTCTTCTTGGCTCACAGTTTTACAATCCCCTGAGAGTTTTCCAAGTTTGGCTTCTACATCAGCAGAGTTTGAAGAGTGGACAGCAGAGCCAAGACAAACAGCTACCAAGAAGCATGCGACACCAGAGAAAAGAACATCTGCTCGGTTTAACTTGTTGTCCAGAAAGTAATTGACACTCGTGCCTATAACAACTGTGATGCTAGCGGATGTGACTTCTGTAACAGACAGACCAACAAAAGCTAAAGCATACTGAGTAGCTAAGTTCCCTATACTTAATCCAACTCCACCCGCCAATGCAAACAACACCGAGGGCCAGTTCTCCTTAATCTGTAGATACACATATAGTCAAACCAATCTGAACATAGTACCAccagagaaaagaaagagagagttgtCATTAACCTGAGTGAGTTGGGTTATGAAACTTGGTGCCTCTTCTGGTGAACTCTCGCCTATTTGACCAAAGACAAAGGCTATGAAGATAGCAGCGAAGAAGTTAGTGATGGAGTAATCGAGATAAGTGTGTTGTGGGAGACGGCCACGTCGTTCAAGAAGAGCCAACAGAGCAGGCCAAGTGCCTAAGCAGAGGAGAGAAAGCGTGATGCATGCTATTGCTCCTCCTTTGCTCTCCACCACATATACTCCCAATTCGCCAGCAGACACCATGATCATCATCGTCCAGACCAAACAATAAACTTCCTGTTTCTTGATTGAAAACTACAGATATTTAAATTTACCAAACCCAGAAAAAAGGTTGCAACTTTAGAAAGATGGGTGTCTGATTCTTTGACATCGATAACGTatcaaaataacaatattttgaagAAGAATCCAGAGATGAAAGTTTTCACCTTTCTATAGATGAAAGAAAGAGGTCAACGGAGAGCTTAGATGGAATGATGAATTCGAAGAAGCGCAACACTTTTGTTAAGAACTATGTTTTCTTACTCTGTTCTGATACGACACCATAAGAGAGACGgaatcttttatttcttttttttttttaaactaaagaGCGAGAGAATCTTTCAAAACCATCCACCATATGAAGGACACTTTCGTGACCTCCACTCCGTTGAACAAGTGGAAAACTGATAGagattgaattattattttaatgatctaaacaaaatttaaaacattttcaagcatttttcataaacagagaaaaatgaaaaatatgtgtTTTAGTTTATGTTTATTTGGTTTTGAGAAATGTGTTGAATCACCGTATCCCAAAACTGTGCAACTTATGGGTGTGAGCTCGACAGTCACATGTTGCTTGTGATTTGGTTTTGAGATGTACAATCCCACTTGATCTACACTGGTCCCATCCGCTATACCATTATTcagattctaataaattttgtttccttCCCCAGTGGGAGATATTTTGCAAGGCCAGCCAAAGAAAAAGAAGTGAATCTTCGATTATACTAGTATGAATACAGTTTCGTAACTCATAACTCTTCAGTCCATTAAAAGAGTAAAAGTATAAATTGTTCACACttgattttaaacaaaaacaataagcATTTTTATGAACAGATCTTATTACATAAAGAAGAAGGCAATTCTCTTCTCAAGATGACACGTCATCAAATAAGAAAAGCAGAAGGTGACACGTGTCCATCTCTTTTTTAAAGTTTCGGTAGTTTTTCTTTCGTATTCATTGTGGGTATTCTTAACGGGCTATTTAACTAAGTGATTTGTTTGTGTGGGCCTAAGACGAATTGTTTGGTCACATGATATTTTGTTCGTCTTGGAGTCTCCGGCTTCAATGGTGGCGGTCGTCGAAGAGTTCTTCAACCTGTTATTCTCACCGTCACAGAAACCGTTACGGAAGTTGGATGAATTTAGTCGTCGGCTTTAATGTCCTCATAAACAACATCTGCTCACTCCTCACACAATTTGTCACTGAATCATCCTCAATTAATTCAATTGTGTTGATCTTCGACTATAAATAGGTAAGCCTCATGCAATGAAATCCATAAGTTCACCCTGTCAATCGTTAGATTTCTAAACTTTCAGAGGTAAGAATGGGTTCTACTCCATCGGAGCTGTAACACCccaaaacccaaacccaaaaaGTTTTTGTGTTTTAAAAGGGAAGGCCCGTTCTGCAGCCCATTAGGATTAAAACCCTAGGGTTCCCTTGCCTTTCCCTATAAATACAAACCTCCACCTCCCTTGTCTCTCATCAGAAATTCTagagcgaagctctgcagaaAAATCCCGGAGACAGGAAGCTCTAGCCGTcgaagatctctctctctctccccgcGCTGCCTCTCCTTCTTTTCTCTCTCCTCACCgcatctctcttctctctctctctcctcgccgtgagCAGCCGCGAATGGTGGTGGTGGCCGCGTGGTGTTGTAGATCTCAGATCCCGTTTCTCACACCTCTTATTTTTAGATCCAGATCCAtatctaggctaaggtgaggtGTTCTGTCCAGATCTGTTCTATGTCCTTTTATATTGTTGAATGGGTTGCTAGGATTGATTAGATCTTGTTTGTTGTTAGGATGATAGACCATATTGCATCAGGACTCTCATACTGTTTAAGAACTTTACATGAACTGGTTTAATGTTGAATGTGGATTGAGTGATTGGTTGATTGAAGATCTGTTGTTTGTGATTGAGAGCTAGGATGGTTAGAAAGGAAATGAACTTAGGAACTTAAGAGAACTGTAAACCGGTCTGGTTAGATGAATGTTAGGATATTCATGACTGAATGTTAAATGGATTGAGTGTGACACcgagaacgggtggcgtctaaaacggaaagtaagaaagagtctaagagttaaggaaaaaggaaatgatGATTGATTGAAATACGAACCACCGAGGGActggtggggagtatgggaaaTGAATAGAAAAGGAATACGAACCACCGAGGAACGggtggggagtatgggaaatgaatagaaatggaatacgaaccaccgagggactggtggggagtatgggaaaacgccgcggccgtagcgttcaaaaacggcaagtaagaatagaggcgccggtaagattgagtcacgccgagtcttggcgggaaggggTCGTAATACACTGCAAGGGGTATGGACTACATCCAAGGGAACCGGATGCCGGGTGTACCAGGGCAGGCGACCTCATAGGGATGCAGCAAGAAAAGGGGAGGGTTGgtccgcttgagctgtgtaggtcctagAGTTATAGGATGAATGgagtcttaaataataaaccgaaATGTGTGAATTGAGCGATGACTGAGTTCATTGCACTGCTTGTTTTGTGAAATGAATCCTTAATAGTTAGTTAAGAAATGGGTGTAGTGACTAGTCGGTTCTCGTTTCGCATTGAGCGGTATAAAAGCTCATGGGGGAGACTGGTCTAGAATCGCTTCACTGAGTATTAATACTCACCCANNNNNNNNNNNNNNNNNNNNNNNNNNNNNNNNNNNNNNNNNNNNNNNNNNNNNNNNNNNNNNNNNNNNNNNNNNNNNNNNNNNNNNNNNNNNNNNNNNNNTTCCCCTGTCcgtttttctataaataaaaatgggTTCACTCCATCCCTGTCACCCCCCAAACCCAAAAATTTTTGAGGGAAGCCTTCTGCAGCCATTAAAAATTCCCGGATAACCTGCCTCTCCTAACTACCCGTCTCTCATCAGaaattctctctctcctccccGGAGCTGccgtctcctctctctctcccctgcctctctcttttctctctcctcACCGCATCTCtctctgctctctctctctc
The nucleotide sequence above comes from Brassica napus cultivar Da-Ae chromosome A9, Da-Ae, whole genome shotgun sequence. Encoded proteins:
- the LOC106347132 gene encoding berberine bridge enzyme-like 7, producing MKDTISVLCLVLLVSVLEVAIAKPNSANFIECLHYRTSPKNPVTDAIFTPDNTTTFLSSYLSYTKNKRYSSPNQNLLAIVVAEHVSHVQATVVCAKTNGIQLRTRSGGHDLEALSYISSVPFVILDMHNLRSITIDVPRKKAWVQAGATLGELYVKIKDASKTLAFPAGVCPTVGAGGHISGGGYGNLIRKYGITVDHVVDALLVDVNGKLLNRATMGEDLFWAIRGGGGASFGVILSWKINLVEVPKIMTVFRVNKTLEQGGTDVLYKWQLVSTKFPEDLFIRAWPQVVNGTKHGERTIAVVFYAQFLGRADKLMALLNKNLPGLGLKREDCHEMSWFETTLFWADYPEGTPPSVLLERPTNPGFFKSKSDYVKKPIPKEGFEKLWKKMFEFKHTVWMQMNTYGGVMDRIPANATAYPHRKGNMFKVQYSATWLDASETETTLRLMRELYEVAEPYVSSNPREAFFNYRDIDIGSNPSGETDVDEAKIYGTKYFLGNLKRLMQVKAKYDPENFFKNEQSIPPVRFM
- the LOC106347131 gene encoding ureide permease 5-like; protein product: MMIMVSAGELGVYVVESKGGAIACITLSLLCLGTWPALLALLERRGRLPQHTYLDYSITNFFAAIFIAFVFGQIGESSPEEAPSFITQLTQIKENWPSVLFALAGGVGLSIGNLATQYALAFVGLSVTEVTSASITVVIGTSVNYFLDNKLNRADVLFSGVACFLVAVCLGSAVHSSNSADVEAKLGKLSGDCKTVSQEECQRLFGGEEEEMENVKEGTAAFLIALENKRAIKVLGKSMIVGLSITFFAGLCFSLFSPLFNLATNDQWRTLEPGVPKLIVYTAFFYFSLSCFVVAVALNVTFLYKPVLDSPRSSFKGYLNDWNGRGWALLAGLVCGFGNGLQFMGGQAAGYAAADAVQALPLVSTFWGIYLFGEYRRSSPRTYALLVGMLVMFAVAVALLMASAGKRERR